The Chloroflexota bacterium genomic sequence CACGCCGCTCCAAGACAGAAATTACCTGGTTACGCTCAATGGCGATGGCAGCCTGGTCGCTCAAAGAGGAGAGGTACTCCAAATCTTGCGGGCTATAGGGTTCGCCAGTTGCGCGCGAGGTGAGGGCCATAAAGCCAATCAGCCGGGTATCACGTCCCAGCAACGGGGCAAATACCTGCGCGCCCAGTAAAGCGATACGCGCTTTTTCCGATTCCAAAGCGGATGGCAATTCTGTTCCCCCCCCAATGAACAGATGGGTTTTGTTGCGTTCCAACATCCCCGGCAATGCGCTGGTTGTGGCGAAGCTTAAATCTGTGGTGCGTTGTTTGCTGGCATCGGGCAAGGCGATATAATAATCGCTGAGCGAATCGGGCGTAAAAATATGCAATTGGGCCGGTTTGATTGTCTCTTCGACATACAGGCGCAGCAAAGCGCCAATTTCATCCAGCCCCACCGCGGGGCTGAGGTCCTGTCCAAATTTTCGTAATTGCTCCTGATAGGCACCCTGTCCGCGGAAGAACACAGTATCCACGAGCTGTTGGAGATACGTTCGCAGAGGATTGAAAAATGCGGCCAGCAAGAAAACCATCAGGCCAACCAACAAGGGATTATTGGGGCTAATCGCGCCGCCCAAGACCAGGCTCAGACCGCTAACCATCAGGGCATAGCCGCTGACCGTAACGGCCGTGAGCAGGGCATACATAATAAATCGGCTGAACAGGTAATCGGTATTCAACAGACGATAGCGCAAAATGGCATAAGCTACGGCCAACGGGAACAAGATCAGCGGCAAGAGCAAATAAGCGCTAAACCGAATCTCCGGGCGATTGGCCGTCGCCAGAAACCATATCGCAATCGGCATAAAGGAAATCGAAGCGCCCCACAGGATAATGCGCCCCTGTTGCCGCATCAGCGGCGAAGTGGATGTATAACGTCGATAGGCTGCCACACCCACGAAGAATAACAACACAACCCCCAAAAAGGCATACTCCAGCCGCCAGGCCCAAATATACGCGGCAGGACGCAGCATGTTGAATAACGTAGGCAACGCCCAAAGCAGTAATCCCCCGCCAATCAGGTAGCCGAGCCACTGGAAATGGGTGGATTTGCGAAAACGGCGCGATTCCTGTGGAAATACCCAGCCCAGGTTAAAAATGGCTCCTCCGGCAATGGCGAGGCTGGCCGTCCAGAGATATGTAAACCGATTAAAAGTGTGGATGTCAAAAATTCCGGCGACAGCAATTGCAGCGGAGGCCGTAAAGAGCGCGAATACACGCCCTGAAGCGTCCTTAGCGCGCAGGCTGAATACCCACAGGCCGCTCCCCGCGTAGACCAAACCAATGAACCAGGGAATAATCATATTGGCGAATAGATCGCTTCGAGACATACGCTGAAGCACAACCGAACGCGTGGTAATTTCACCCCCCAGAGTGCGCGCCATAATCGCCACTTCATCACCTACCTGGTACTGGCTCAGCTGCTCAAATAAATCCCCGATGTGTTGCAGATCAACCCCTTCAATCGCAAGCAATTGATCACCAAATTCAAAACCGGCGTTGCGCGCATTCCAGGTATCGGGCTGCACCGGCTGAATGGTATTAACGATCAATGTGTGTTCAACAAACGCGCCAATAAATGGGTATTTCAGCCAGTTTACTGCTGAGAAAATTAATGCTCCCAGAACTACCAGGGCGATCAATTGGTAGAGCGCGATGGCTGCAGAAAGGAAGCGAGTTTTGATATTTTCTCGCTCAATGGGCGTGGTGGGCAATTCGGTAACTGCACTCATAAACTAATTGTACGAGCCGGGACGCGGGGAGTCAATGGCTGGCGAGAACCTGGCGAGATTGTTCTACATATTCCAGGCTTTGATGGCGGAAATAGGTATTATATAGGCTGGCATAATGGCCGGAAGATTTCATCAGCGCGGCGTGATTGCCCTCTTCGAGAATGCGGCCCTGCTCCAAAACCAAAATACGGTCGGCGGCCTTGACAGTAGAGAGGCGGTGTGCAATCAGGATGCTGGTACTATTCTGCAAGATCAGATTCAGCGCCTGTTGTATTTGCCACTCCGTAAAAGGATCAATGCTGGCAGTGGCCTCATCGAGGATGAAGATCGCCGGGCGGCTTATGAGCACTCGCAATAGCGAAATCAATTGGCGCTGCCCCATTGAGAGGCGCCCGCCGCGCTCGCCCACTTCCGTATCCAGGCCGTGCGGCAGGGTATCGAGCCAATCGCCGCCGCCAATCTGACGCGCGGTTTGCAAGACTTCAGCCATATCGATTTGCGGGCAGGCGTAGCAGATGTTCTCGGCGACAGTGCCCGAAAACAGGAAGGGGCTTTGCGAGACAATCCCCAATTGGCTGCGGTATTGATGTAAATTAAAACTGCGAATATCATGCCCATCGACGAGCAGTTGCCCGGCCTGAAACTCATAGAAACGCGCGATCAGCTTGGCAATCGAAGATTTGCCCGCCCCAGTATGCCCCACCAGGGCAACACTCTCGCCGGAGCTAATATGAAGGTCAAAATTCTCCAAGACAGGTTCTTGCTCAGTGTAGCTGAAACTCAGCCCGACAAAACGAATATCTCCGCTGAGGGGCGGCGCGGGCTGCTGATCGTGCTGCACGATAGCCGATTCGGCATCCATCAGCGCGAAGGCGCGTTCGGCGGCTGAAAGCCCCGACTGCACTTGCGCCCAAAACGCCGAAAGGTTAAGTATAGGAAAAAAGAAGCGATCCAGGCTCATCAGGAAAAGATACCACGTCCCGGCCGTCACCGCACCCTGCATCACCGATAGCCCGCCCACATACACCAAAACTGCGGTAGCAACGCCGCCCAATCCATTAAGCGAAGGGAAGACCAGCGAGAGAATAAAGCCGCGCTGCACATTGACGCGGAAGGAGGCTTGATTAGCAGCGTCGAATTCATCAAATATGGTCGCTTCCTGACGGTAGTTCTTGGCGACGGAAATACCGCTGACAGTCTCTTTGATAGCGGCGTTGACATTTGCCATAGCCCGCATCCCCCGGCGGGTGACATTGCGCGCCAGAGAGCGGAATCCCCACGCCGCTAGGAACAAAATAGGAAGAAAACCAAAGACATACAGCGACAACTTCCCAGACGTGCCGACCAACACCACCCCAAGGATGATCGCCTGTCCAAACTGGGAAATCAAATCCGTAATCAGTGTAACCAGCTGCCCAAATTCGCGCGTATCCGAAGTAATCCGGGAAACAATTTTCCCCGAAGCAAAGGTATCAAAAAACGAGAGATCGTGCCCGGTTGCGGCGGCAAAAGCCGTGGTACGGATGGTGTAAACCACATCGCCAACCACGCGAGCGGTCAGGCGGCGGCGAGCCCAATTGGCAGCCCAGGTATAGAACCCGGCCAGCAGCACCGCCCCAGAAAGCAGGTAGATGCCGCTCCCGCCCGACTCGCCGGACATCAAATCGAGGCCACGCGCAACTAACAAGGGGATAGCCGCCGATGAGGCCGAAAGGCTCAACAATAATACGATGATCCCAAAAAGTCGCCGTTTGTGGGGGATAAATAATTCCCAAATGCGGCGCACGAGTTCGCGGTCGCTATAATTGCGGTCGTAAGATTCGATATCGAGGTTTGAAAAGAAGGCCATAGGTCAGTATTCGGTGGTCAGTGATCAGTCTCTTGGAAAATGCGGCGGTAGGCTTCGGATGTTTGCATTAATTCGGCATGGCTGCCCACGGCAACGATGCGCCCGTTGCGCATGACCACAATCTGGTCGGCCCAGCGGATTTGCGAAAGGCGGTGCGTGATGATAAAGGTTGTGCGGCCCTGCGCGGCGGCGTAAATCGCCCGCTGGATGTGGTCTTCGGTAGCGCTATCGATAGCGCTGGTTGAGTCATCCAAAACCAGAATATGCGGGTTGGTGAGAAAGGCGCGCGCCAACGCCAAACGCTGCCGCTGACCACCCGAAAGCGTGACACCACGCTCGCCGATCACTGTATCGTAACCTTCATTAAATGAAGTAATAAATTCATGCGCCTGGGCTGTACGCGCGGCGGTTTCAATTTCGGCGGCGCTGGCATCGGGCTTTCCAAAGGCAATATTCTCGCGGATCGTGCGCGAGAAGAGAAAAATATCTTGCTCAATGATCGAAATTTGCTGGCGCAGGCTTTCCAAATTCCAATCGCGCACATCCACGCCATCCACAAGTATCTGCCCGGCGGTGGCATCATAGGTGCGATTAATCAGCTTAACCAGGGTGGTCTTGCCAGAGCCGGTTTGCCCGACGATGGCGACGGTTTGGCCGGGCTGGATCCGGAGGTTGATTCCGCTCAAGGAAGTATCGCCTGTCTCGTAGGCAAAAGCCACCTCCCGAAAAATAACTTCCCCACGAAGGGGAGCTACCGCGCCCTCCGCATTCTGATCGAGGTCATTTTCGCGGTTGATCAGCTCCAAAATTCGACGCGCGCCGGCAACTCCCAGCGAAACCTGCGAGTAGGCAAACAGCGATATAAATGTAGGAAAGCCAAGCAGCAAGAGCAGGCCGAAATAAGCGACCACGTCCCCCAGCACCAGCGCGCCGCGCTGGT encodes the following:
- a CDS encoding GAF domain-containing protein, which encodes MSAVTELPTTPIERENIKTRFLSAAIALYQLIALVVLGALIFSAVNWLKYPFIGAFVEHTLIVNTIQPVQPDTWNARNAGFEFGDQLLAIEGVDLQHIGDLFEQLSQYQVGDEVAIMARTLGGEITTRSVVLQRMSRSDLFANMIIPWFIGLVYAGSGLWVFSLRAKDASGRVFALFTASAAIAVAGIFDIHTFNRFTYLWTASLAIAGGAIFNLGWVFPQESRRFRKSTHFQWLGYLIGGGLLLWALPTLFNMLRPAAYIWAWRLEYAFLGVVLLFFVGVAAYRRYTSTSPLMRQQGRIILWGASISFMPIAIWFLATANRPEIRFSAYLLLPLILFPLAVAYAILRYRLLNTDYLFSRFIMYALLTAVTVSGYALMVSGLSLVLGGAISPNNPLLVGLMVFLLAAFFNPLRTYLQQLVDTVFFRGQGAYQEQLRKFGQDLSPAVGLDEIGALLRLYVEETIKPAQLHIFTPDSLSDYYIALPDASKQRTTDLSFATTSALPGMLERNKTHLFIGGGTELPSALESEKARIALLGAQVFAPLLGRDTRLIGFMALTSRATGEPYSPQDLEYLSSLSDQAAIAIERNQVISVLERR
- a CDS encoding ABC transporter ATP-binding protein produces the protein MAFFSNLDIESYDRNYSDRELVRRIWELFIPHKRRLFGIIVLLLSLSASSAAIPLLVARGLDLMSGESGGSGIYLLSGAVLLAGFYTWAANWARRRLTARVVGDVVYTIRTTAFAAATGHDLSFFDTFASGKIVSRITSDTREFGQLVTLITDLISQFGQAIILGVVLVGTSGKLSLYVFGFLPILFLAAWGFRSLARNVTRRGMRAMANVNAAIKETVSGISVAKNYRQEATIFDEFDAANQASFRVNVQRGFILSLVFPSLNGLGGVATAVLVYVGGLSVMQGAVTAGTWYLFLMSLDRFFFPILNLSAFWAQVQSGLSAAERAFALMDAESAIVQHDQQPAPPLSGDIRFVGLSFSYTEQEPVLENFDLHISSGESVALVGHTGAGKSSIAKLIARFYEFQAGQLLVDGHDIRSFNLHQYRSQLGIVSQSPFLFSGTVAENICYACPQIDMAEVLQTARQIGGGDWLDTLPHGLDTEVGERGGRLSMGQRQLISLLRVLISRPAIFILDEATASIDPFTEWQIQQALNLILQNSTSILIAHRLSTVKAADRILVLEQGRILEEGNHAALMKSSGHYASLYNTYFRHQSLEYVEQSRQVLASH
- a CDS encoding ABC transporter ATP-binding protein; this translates as MTTTSAEFTLPEYHQGDRRGPLRWILSHALRYWYLFALLILGAVGNAGLASVVPIYTGRALEAISGAQPQLDALLNIAWMIAITQLIRSVLQFGRNFGAELMAQNIERDIRAELYISLLGKSMTFHNLQPVGDTMARATNDVREVNFMFSPGINLVVGSANFIIMPLIFAPGYHPALIAAPLFFTITYFLALGQYLHELRPITAGVRKAFGRLNTRLAEALDGIETVKGMAQEQQEIGLFQQYASSFRDYFIHQGDVEARFVPFLLMAISQAGGLFHAIWLYQRGALVLGDVVAYFGLLLLLGFPTFISLFAYSQVSLGVAGARRILELINRENDLDQNAEGAVAPLRGEVIFREVAFAYETGDTSLSGINLRIQPGQTVAIVGQTGSGKTTLVKLINRTYDATAGQILVDGVDVRDWNLESLRQQISIIEQDIFLFSRTIRENIAFGKPDASAAEIETAARTAQAHEFITSFNEGYDTVIGERGVTLSGGQRQRLALARAFLTNPHILVLDDSTSAIDSATEDHIQRAIYAAAQGRTTFIITHRLSQIRWADQIVVMRNGRIVAVGSHAELMQTSEAYRRIFQETDH